A window of Chloroflexota bacterium contains these coding sequences:
- a CDS encoding VTT domain-containing protein: MNKSTDLESAPLPLGQGPVSERTQRASHLAALLLAAGITVAIIVYRDRLAQFEGYGYFGVWLIALLGNATVAFPVPSLAIVFAAGSVFNPLLVGLVAGLGEPLGELTGYLAGYAGQTIVENTQLYARLEHWMRRYGALTIFVLSVIPNPIFDLAGFAAGALEFPLWKFLLFCWMGKTIKATLIAYAGAYSITFVEQLIH, from the coding sequence ATGAATAAAAGTACTGATCTGGAAAGCGCACCACTCCCTTTAGGCCAGGGACCAGTGTCGGAGCGGACTCAACGGGCCTCGCACCTCGCAGCATTGCTCCTGGCAGCAGGCATCACAGTGGCGATCATAGTCTATCGAGACCGTCTGGCTCAGTTCGAAGGGTACGGCTATTTTGGTGTCTGGCTGATTGCTTTGCTTGGCAATGCGACAGTTGCTTTTCCCGTGCCCAGTCTGGCCATTGTGTTCGCTGCCGGCAGTGTCTTCAATCCGCTGTTGGTAGGGCTTGTAGCGGGTCTGGGTGAACCCCTCGGTGAACTGACTGGCTACCTGGCAGGCTACGCAGGCCAGACGATAGTCGAGAATACCCAGTTATACGCTCGCCTGGAGCATTGGATGCGGCGCTACGGTGCCCTGACCATCTTCGTGCTATCAGTCATCCCCAACCCCATCTTCGACCTGGCGGGTTTCGCCGCCGGTGCGCTTGAATTTCCGTTGTGGAAGTTTCTTCTCTTCTGCTGGATGGGCAAGACGATCAAAGCCACCCTCATCGCCTATGCCGGAGCCTACTCGATTACTTTTGTCGAGCAACTGATACACTGA